In a genomic window of Streptomyces koelreuteriae:
- a CDS encoding carbohydrate ABC transporter permease encodes MSVLEKTPPREKVPAAVREPRITDEHGRRVRVWELALRYVLLLAVLALTIGPFLWQLSTSLKGPTEDIYSSPPTFLPGDPTLHNYERVADTIPVWDYALNSLKVATANVVTNCVGAALAGYALARLRYRGRRVATLAFILAMLVPVEGIIIAQFTTMRELGLNNTLIGVVLPGCIGAMNVLLMRNAFLNLPYEIEEAAFVDGANVWQRFLRIALPSVKGTLAVVAIFAFMGAWDDFLWPLIVLSDPSRFTLTIGLNYLHGTFANDERLVAAGTIIAVAPLIALFACLQRYFFRGVGEGAVKG; translated from the coding sequence ATGAGCGTCCTCGAGAAGACACCTCCTCGGGAGAAGGTGCCCGCCGCCGTCCGCGAACCCCGGATCACCGACGAGCACGGCCGCCGCGTCCGGGTGTGGGAACTCGCCCTGCGCTACGTCCTGCTGCTCGCCGTACTGGCTCTGACCATCGGCCCGTTCCTGTGGCAGCTCTCCACCTCCCTCAAGGGTCCCACCGAGGACATCTACAGCTCCCCGCCGACGTTCCTGCCGGGCGATCCGACCCTGCACAACTACGAGCGGGTCGCCGACACCATCCCCGTCTGGGACTACGCCCTCAACTCCCTGAAGGTCGCCACCGCCAACGTCGTCACCAACTGCGTCGGCGCCGCCCTCGCCGGATACGCCCTGGCCCGACTCCGCTACCGCGGCCGCCGGGTCGCCACCCTGGCCTTCATCCTGGCGATGCTCGTGCCCGTGGAGGGCATTATCATCGCCCAGTTCACCACCATGCGGGAGCTCGGCCTCAACAACACCCTGATCGGCGTGGTCCTGCCGGGCTGCATCGGCGCGATGAACGTCCTGCTGATGCGCAACGCCTTCCTCAACCTGCCCTACGAGATCGAGGAAGCGGCCTTCGTCGACGGCGCCAACGTCTGGCAGCGGTTCCTGCGCATCGCCCTGCCGTCGGTGAAGGGCACCCTCGCCGTCGTCGCGATCTTCGCCTTCATGGGCGCCTGGGACGACTTCCTGTGGCCGCTCATCGTGCTGAGCGACCCGTCCAGGTTCACGCTGACCATCGGCCTCAACTATCTGCACGGCACCTTCGCCAACGACGAGCGCCTCGTCGCCGCCGGCACGATCATCGCCGTCGCACCGCTGATCGCCCTCTTCGCCTGTCTCCAGCGGTACTTCTTCCGCGGTGTGGGCGAGGGCGCGGTGAAGGGCTGA
- a CDS encoding alpha-mannosidase — MHDDRSLVEARLKRVLDERVRPAVYPESVPLEVAVWHAPGEPVPVAEGLAAEPESIEAGARWGAPWGTSWFRVTGTVPEEWAGKTVEAILDLGFDENMPGFQCEGLVYRPDGTPVKGLNPRNQWVRIGAPVEGGEQVRLHIEAASNPVILDYHPFLPTQLGDKETAGSEPQYTLARMDLAVLDETVWQLVIDLEVLGELMAELPVESARRWEILRAVDSALDALDLQDIGGTADRARSRLTDVLAAPAAPSAHRISAVGHAHIDSAWLWPLRETVRKVARTTSNMTALLDDEPEFVFAMSQAQQWAWVKEHRPEVWARVKKSVADGRFVPAGGMWVESDTNMPGSEAMARQFVHGKRFFLDEFGIENDEAWLPDTFGFAAGLPQIIKAAGSKYLLTQKISWSQTNKFPHHTFRWEGIDGTRIFTHFPPVDTYNCSMKGSEIAHAARNFKDKGVARHSLAPTGWGDGGGGTTREMVAKAARLRDLEGAATVTWETPAEFFAKAAAEYPEPPVWVGELYLELHRATLTSQAKTKQGNRRSEHLLRDAELWAATAAVRTGFPYPYEDLDRIWKTVLLHQFHDILPGSSIAWVHREARRTYERVAEELSGIIDAAQRALAGDGTLDLVFNSAPHSRAGIPAGGAGAELPPSPAELSPRAEGGFVLGNGLLRVEIDARGLVTSVYDIEADRETVAPGRAANLLQLHPDFPNMWDAWDVDEFYRNTVTDLTDADEVAPDGDGVRVVRTFGASRVTQLLSLAPGERRLTVDTEVDWHETEKFLKLAFPLDVHAERYASETQFGHFHRPTHTNTSWEAAKFEACNHRFLHLEEPGWGVALVNDSTYGHDVTRTVRTDGDGGTTTTVRVSLLRAPRFPDPETDQGVHRFRHALVPGAGIADAVREGWRINVPERRLTGAGEVAPLVTADQDAVVVTAVKLADDGSGDVVVRFHEAFGGRVRATLTAGFEVAGVAVTDLLERPLADATAPEVRDGRIAVRLRPFELVTLRLRRG; from the coding sequence ATGCATGACGACCGCAGCCTGGTCGAAGCCCGCCTCAAGCGCGTCCTCGACGAGCGTGTCCGCCCCGCCGTGTACCCCGAGTCCGTGCCGCTGGAGGTGGCGGTGTGGCACGCGCCCGGCGAACCGGTGCCGGTCGCCGAGGGACTCGCGGCCGAGCCCGAGTCCATCGAGGCGGGCGCCCGCTGGGGTGCTCCCTGGGGCACCAGCTGGTTCCGCGTCACCGGCACCGTCCCCGAGGAGTGGGCCGGGAAGACCGTCGAGGCGATCCTCGACCTGGGCTTCGACGAGAACATGCCCGGCTTCCAGTGCGAGGGCCTCGTCTACCGGCCCGACGGCACCCCGGTGAAGGGCCTCAACCCGCGCAACCAGTGGGTGCGCATCGGCGCCCCCGTCGAGGGCGGCGAGCAGGTGCGCCTGCACATCGAGGCCGCCTCCAACCCCGTCATCCTCGACTACCACCCCTTCCTGCCCACGCAACTGGGCGACAAGGAGACCGCGGGCAGCGAACCGCAGTACACCCTCGCCCGCATGGACCTGGCCGTTCTCGACGAGACGGTGTGGCAGCTCGTGATCGATCTGGAGGTGCTCGGCGAGCTGATGGCCGAGCTGCCGGTGGAGTCGGCCCGCCGCTGGGAGATCCTCCGGGCGGTCGACTCGGCCCTCGACGCCCTCGACCTCCAGGACATCGGCGGCACGGCGGACCGGGCCCGTTCCCGCCTCACCGACGTGCTCGCCGCGCCCGCCGCGCCCTCCGCCCACCGCATCAGCGCCGTCGGCCACGCCCACATCGACTCGGCGTGGCTGTGGCCGCTGCGCGAGACCGTGCGCAAGGTGGCCCGGACGACGTCCAACATGACCGCCCTGCTCGACGACGAGCCGGAGTTCGTCTTCGCCATGTCGCAGGCGCAGCAGTGGGCGTGGGTGAAGGAACACCGGCCCGAGGTGTGGGCCCGGGTGAAGAAGTCCGTGGCCGACGGACGGTTCGTACCGGCCGGCGGTATGTGGGTGGAGTCGGACACCAACATGCCGGGCTCGGAGGCGATGGCCCGGCAGTTCGTGCACGGCAAGCGGTTCTTCCTCGACGAGTTCGGCATCGAGAACGACGAGGCCTGGCTGCCCGACACCTTCGGCTTCGCCGCCGGACTGCCGCAGATCATCAAGGCGGCGGGCTCCAAGTACCTGCTGACGCAGAAGATCAGCTGGTCCCAGACGAACAAGTTCCCGCACCATACTTTCCGGTGGGAGGGCATCGACGGCACCCGGATCTTCACGCACTTCCCGCCCGTCGACACCTACAACTGCTCCATGAAGGGCAGCGAGATCGCCCACGCCGCCCGCAACTTCAAGGACAAGGGCGTCGCCCGTCACTCCCTCGCGCCCACCGGCTGGGGCGACGGAGGCGGCGGCACGACCCGTGAGATGGTCGCCAAGGCGGCCCGGCTGCGGGACCTCGAGGGCGCGGCGACGGTGACCTGGGAGACCCCGGCGGAGTTCTTCGCGAAGGCCGCGGCCGAGTATCCCGAACCGCCCGTCTGGGTCGGCGAGCTCTACCTCGAACTCCACCGCGCCACCCTCACCAGCCAGGCCAAGACCAAGCAGGGCAACCGCCGCAGCGAGCACCTGCTCCGGGACGCCGAACTGTGGGCGGCCACGGCGGCCGTACGCACCGGCTTCCCCTACCCCTACGAGGACCTGGACCGCATCTGGAAGACGGTGCTGCTGCACCAGTTCCACGACATCCTGCCCGGCTCGTCCATCGCCTGGGTGCACCGCGAGGCCCGGCGGACCTACGAGAGGGTCGCCGAGGAGCTGTCCGGCATCATCGACGCCGCTCAGCGGGCCCTCGCGGGGGACGGGACGCTCGACCTCGTTTTCAACTCGGCACCCCACAGCCGGGCCGGGATCCCCGCCGGCGGTGCCGGTGCCGAGCTTCCGCCCAGCCCGGCGGAGCTGTCCCCGCGCGCCGAGGGCGGATTCGTCCTGGGCAACGGCCTGCTCCGCGTCGAGATCGACGCCCGAGGGCTCGTGACGTCCGTGTACGACATCGAAGCCGACCGCGAGACCGTCGCCCCGGGCCGGGCCGCGAACCTCCTCCAGCTCCACCCCGACTTCCCGAACATGTGGGACGCCTGGGACGTCGACGAGTTCTACCGCAACACGGTCACGGACCTCACCGACGCGGACGAGGTCGCCCCGGACGGGGACGGGGTCCGGGTCGTACGGACCTTCGGCGCCTCCCGCGTCACCCAGCTGCTGTCCCTCGCGCCGGGGGAGCGGCGGCTGACGGTGGACACGGAGGTCGACTGGCACGAGACGGAGAAGTTCCTCAAGCTCGCCTTCCCGCTCGATGTGCACGCCGAACGGTACGCGTCCGAGACCCAGTTCGGGCACTTCCACCGGCCCACCCACACCAACACCTCCTGGGAGGCCGCCAAGTTCGAGGCGTGCAACCACCGCTTCCTCCATCTGGAGGAACCCGGCTGGGGCGTCGCCCTCGTCAACGACTCGACGTACGGCCACGACGTGACCCGCACGGTCCGCACCGACGGCGACGGCGGTACGACCACCACCGTCCGTGTCTCTCTGCTGCGCGCCCCGCGTTTCCCCGACCCCGAGACCGACCAGGGCGTCCACCGCTTCCGGCACGCGCTGGTGCCGGGCGCGGGCATCGCCGACGCGGTGCGCGAGGGCTGGCGGATCAACGTGCCGGAGCGGCGGCTCACCGGTGCCGGAGAGGTGGCGCCGCTGGTGACGGCCGACCAGGACGCGGTGGTCGTCACGGCGGTGAAGCTCGCCGACGACGGCAGCGGGGACGTCGTCGTCCGGTTCCACGAGGCATTCGGCGGCCGGGTGCGGGCCACGCTCACGGCCGGCTTCGAGGTCGCGGGTGTCGCGGTGACGGACCTGCTGGAGCGTCCGCTGGCGGATGCGACGGCACCGGAGGTCCGGGACGGGCGGATCGCGGTGCGGCTGCGCCCGTTCGAGCTGGTGACGCTGCGGCTGCGACGCGGATAG
- a CDS encoding glycoside hydrolase 5 family protein, with product MPSAVRFGVNYTPSEGWFHHWLDFDLDSVRADLDSIAALGVDHIRVFPLWPYFQPNRTLIRPRAVEQLVALADAAAERGLDVNVDGLQGHLSSFDFLPAWTRTWHRRNLFTDPDVLDGQEKLLRTLAAALADRPNFIGMTLGNEVNQFSSGPHPDPDRATSDEIDTWLARMLAACEEGAPGRLHLHAEYDATWYQDDQPFTPGQAARHGAVTAVHSWVFNGTAQRHGRTSVPAEHHAAYLVELSKAWADDPHRPVWLQEVGAPAPLVPAEHAAAFTEATVANALDCPGLWGITWWCSHDVSRDLADFPELEYGLGLLTNDRKPKDMARVLERAAREPSQAPPARTTALVVPADPAVRSLCAPGGPVFDAFFRLVADGARPTTVLDTLAADREHLAARGITEVVTPDQVLPHPPGGTRS from the coding sequence ATGCCTTCTGCCGTGCGCTTCGGCGTCAACTACACCCCCAGCGAAGGGTGGTTCCACCACTGGCTCGACTTCGACCTCGACTCCGTCCGCGCCGACCTGGACTCGATCGCCGCGCTCGGCGTCGACCACATCCGCGTCTTCCCGCTGTGGCCGTACTTCCAGCCCAACCGCACGCTGATCCGCCCCCGGGCCGTCGAACAGCTCGTCGCGCTGGCCGACGCCGCCGCCGAACGCGGCCTCGACGTCAACGTGGACGGCCTCCAGGGGCACTTGAGCAGCTTCGACTTCCTGCCCGCCTGGACCCGGACCTGGCACCGGCGCAACCTCTTCACCGACCCGGACGTGCTCGACGGCCAGGAGAAGCTGCTGCGCACCCTCGCCGCCGCCCTCGCCGACCGGCCCAACTTCATCGGCATGACCCTCGGCAACGAGGTCAACCAGTTCTCCTCCGGCCCCCATCCGGACCCCGACCGGGCCACCTCCGACGAGATCGACACCTGGCTCGCGCGTATGCTCGCCGCCTGCGAGGAGGGCGCCCCGGGCCGGCTGCATCTGCACGCCGAGTACGACGCCACCTGGTACCAGGACGACCAGCCCTTCACCCCGGGCCAGGCCGCCCGGCACGGTGCCGTCACGGCCGTGCACTCCTGGGTCTTCAACGGCACCGCCCAGCGCCACGGCCGTACCTCCGTCCCCGCCGAGCACCACGCCGCCTACCTCGTCGAGCTGAGCAAGGCCTGGGCCGACGACCCGCACCGGCCGGTCTGGCTCCAGGAGGTCGGCGCCCCCGCACCCCTGGTCCCGGCCGAGCACGCCGCCGCCTTCACCGAGGCCACCGTGGCGAACGCCCTGGACTGCCCCGGACTGTGGGGCATCACCTGGTGGTGCTCCCACGACGTCTCCCGCGACCTGGCCGACTTCCCGGAACTGGAGTACGGACTCGGCCTGCTGACCAACGACCGTAAACCGAAGGACATGGCCAGGGTGCTGGAACGGGCGGCGCGCGAGCCGTCGCAGGCGCCCCCGGCTCGTACGACGGCGCTGGTCGTCCCGGCCGACCCCGCCGTCCGTTCGCTCTGCGCCCCCGGCGGTCCCGTATTCGACGCCTTCTTCCGGCTGGTCGCCGACGGAGCCCGCCCCACCACCGTCCTCGACACGCTCGCCGCCGACCGGGAACACCTGGCCGCGCGCGGCATCACCGAGGTCGTCACTCCCGACCAGGTACTTCCCCACCCACCAGGAGGCACCCGCTCGTGA
- a CDS encoding endo-beta-N-acetylglucosaminidase gives MTPTRRTVLLAGAAAALFPSPQATAAPKAAATQPYASYWYPDSLPSGTPGPGITWRGLKSWRADTDPDLAFNAASVPLAARFTPAPANPTARAGQARIQSLVSFGPTASNPSQGSATADYYALTHWAYIDELVFWGGSSGEGLILAPNAPIVDAAHRHGVPVLGNVFLPPVAYGGQLRWTRDLVQKDTAGRHPLAARLVEVAEAYGFDGWFVNAETGGGDAALGADMLSFMRELKSLAAAKGQRVTWYDAMTVNGTVSWQGALNGQNEPFFRTADDMFVDFRWSASSLVSSGRRAEQLGRSRHELWAGVDVEANGWNSSVRWDAIVPKDKAHIASIGLYRPEWTRNHLPADQRGPAAFHAADDRFWTGRSLDPSRPDGTDSWRAPAVSVADRSTVTSVPFASVFNTGHGLRWYEDGAVTSDAPWNHLGLQDRLPSRRWVVRTEGRRPAVGFDFADAWRGGSSVLVDGELDAPTVVEVYETRLPIGGDTVVELTHRTDAGAVRIELAVATGEPGSYTYLPVDSGQAWQTSTVRLTGLTGTVHSLGVRLTATDGPVTWRLGGIAVRDAIRRPVSPTGFRVTAASGGDLRLAWDPAPGEVRHHTLHRVLPDGTRRFLGGTCQRAFFVAGLKPEQGERAARFELRAVGELYTSSAPVSLTHPW, from the coding sequence GTGACACCCACCAGACGCACCGTCCTGCTCGCCGGCGCCGCGGCCGCCCTGTTCCCCTCACCGCAGGCCACGGCAGCCCCGAAAGCCGCCGCGACCCAGCCGTACGCCTCCTACTGGTACCCGGACTCCCTCCCGTCCGGCACTCCGGGCCCCGGCATCACCTGGCGCGGCCTGAAGTCCTGGCGCGCCGACACCGACCCGGACCTCGCCTTCAACGCCGCGTCCGTGCCCCTGGCCGCCCGCTTCACCCCGGCCCCCGCCAACCCGACCGCCCGCGCCGGCCAGGCCCGCATCCAGTCCCTGGTCTCCTTCGGGCCCACCGCGAGCAACCCCTCCCAGGGCTCGGCCACCGCCGACTACTACGCCCTCACCCACTGGGCCTACATCGACGAGCTGGTCTTCTGGGGCGGCTCCTCGGGCGAGGGCCTGATCCTCGCCCCGAACGCGCCGATCGTCGACGCCGCCCACCGGCACGGCGTGCCCGTCCTCGGCAATGTCTTCCTGCCGCCCGTCGCCTACGGCGGACAACTGCGCTGGACCCGCGACCTGGTGCAGAAGGACACCGCCGGGCGTCATCCGCTCGCCGCGCGGCTGGTCGAGGTCGCCGAGGCGTACGGGTTCGACGGCTGGTTCGTCAACGCCGAGACCGGGGGCGGGGACGCCGCCCTCGGCGCGGACATGCTGAGCTTCATGCGGGAGCTGAAGTCACTCGCGGCGGCCAAGGGGCAGCGGGTCACCTGGTACGACGCGATGACCGTGAACGGCACGGTGAGCTGGCAGGGGGCGCTCAACGGGCAGAACGAGCCGTTCTTCCGGACCGCGGACGACATGTTCGTCGACTTCCGCTGGTCGGCGAGCAGCCTGGTCTCCTCGGGGCGGCGGGCCGAGCAACTGGGGCGCAGCCGCCATGAGTTGTGGGCGGGCGTCGACGTGGAGGCCAACGGCTGGAACTCCTCCGTGCGGTGGGACGCGATCGTGCCGAAGGACAAGGCGCACATCGCGTCGATCGGCCTCTACCGGCCCGAGTGGACGCGCAACCATCTGCCCGCCGACCAGCGCGGTCCGGCCGCCTTCCACGCCGCCGACGACCGGTTCTGGACCGGCCGCTCCCTCGACCCGTCCCGGCCCGACGGCACGGACAGCTGGCGGGCACCCGCCGTGTCCGTCGCCGACCGCTCCACGGTCACGTCGGTTCCGTTCGCGAGCGTGTTCAACACCGGGCACGGGCTGCGGTGGTACGAGGACGGTGCCGTGACCTCGGACGCGCCCTGGAACCACCTCGGCCTCCAGGACCGGCTGCCGTCCCGGCGGTGGGTGGTGCGCACGGAGGGGCGACGCCCCGCTGTCGGCTTCGACTTCGCGGACGCGTGGCGCGGTGGGAGCAGCGTGCTGGTGGACGGTGAACTGGACGCGCCCACGGTGGTGGAGGTGTATGAGACGCGGCTGCCGATCGGTGGCGACACGGTGGTCGAGCTGACGCATCGGACCGACGCGGGCGCCGTGCGGATCGAACTGGCGGTGGCGACCGGTGAGCCGGGCTCGTATACGTATCTGCCCGTGGACTCGGGCCAGGCGTGGCAGACGTCGACCGTACGACTCACCGGCCTGACCGGGACCGTCCACTCACTCGGCGTGCGGCTCACCGCGACCGACGGGCCCGTGACATGGCGGCTGGGCGGCATCGCGGTCCGGGACGCAATCCGCAGACCCGTCTCGCCGACCGGGTTCCGCGTGACGGCCGCGTCCGGCGGCGACCTGCGCCTCGCCTGGGACCCTGCCCCCGGCGAGGTACGCCACCACACCCTGCACCGCGTTCTCCCGGACGGCACCCGGCGCTTCCTCGGCGGCACCTGCCAGCGCGCGTTCTTCGTCGCCGGACTGAAGCCCGAACAGGGCGAGCGGGCGGCACGGTTCGAACTGCGTGCCGTGGGGGAGCTCTACACCTCGTCGGCGCCCGTTTCCCTGACCCACCCCTGGTAA